In Ostrea edulis chromosome 6, xbOstEdul1.1, whole genome shotgun sequence, a single window of DNA contains:
- the LOC125645847 gene encoding SUMO-specific isopeptidase USPL1-like, whose amino-acid sequence MNSSEYCHVCASNGKTSRLRVYQINFDEAVRFCEDDKCTYPVGQTAPESIIVNRKYTDISPPRKKAQSISNQKPQPLTSSKKYGDFIPCSPSVKKILSSTVNQTHPPSVGKVLTPYIPGKSTVQNNEHNANKSASACQGKEIVGTTQILFPQWQNKDALCWLDVVMCLLVHCKKLQENVKSFNEKHKTVLSTLLTAYSQACEILNSSRELKLSTSKSVPSSTEEKVQLASLRSPFTMQKSPDVVNKFQHMSLMDNRVKTGAGIKLSSQLDLEHYAIEDRYYYAFSMLQDVRETVFEKLQPRLQCEKGKNDSPLFAIPLLVKGNNAIEKLIMMKYRFDFNCKACGYKQSDSYEQVLPTIPKPPQNMRSAEPTVEWSCFKCRAPWQQQKMVFEKLSNVVILHFVEGLQNNNVENLSFTFGGRNYRVRGLIQYLSNPDHFVTWIYDDQESAWMECDDLKSPVSQFQKLPFNVPAEQIHIVMWESSCMPDTKETGGIKPILSMGRKKQQAEVQKDEQLCRKKSLPAGLTNSQIKKPEEASCRTENLRSLSPSALKPNMVVTLTATGQIVQLPQKNLEPQTPCPLSSNLSRKSARGTELETSSFNNHTIKEMKTSPSGPTSSPRVYTPNFLKSLLQRKSRKSMVLQAENKIEKLSSALGGADTMSKVHGNSSASFRAPFTGKKKFEGYFSHRNSKSDSSQGSRLVRSASVYSMSGDSSRPNSPTLSSYSDTVTMKKRKKATQEADVKRRKSVCSSTSSPESLPLVEMIEVPTSEGCDVLQSLYSALNLTMPENSELTSSMKMSQVELNGDDFIPDVKDLADFIASPENLASSNFDEFLAQL is encoded by the exons ATGAACAGTTCAGAGTATTGTCATGTGTGTGCTTCCAATGGGAAAACTAGTCGTCTACGAGTGTACCAGATCAACTTTGATGAGGCAGTTCGATTTTGTGAAGACGACAAG TGTACTTATCCTGTTGGCCAGACAGCTCCAGAAAGTATAATAGTGAATAGAAaatacacagacatatcaccACCAAGGAAAAAGGCTCAATCCATCTCAAACCAAAAGCCCCAGCCATTAACTTCCTCCAAGAAATATGGAGATTTCATCCCATGCTCGCCAAGTGTAAAGAAAATACTGAGCTCCACTGTCAACCAAACACATCCACCAAGTGTTGGAAAAGTTCTAACCCCATACATACCAGGAAAATCAACTGTTCAGAACAATGAGCACAATGCAAATAAGTCTGCTTCAGCCTGCCAGGGGAAAGAGATTGTGGGAACTACACAGATTTTGTTTCCACAGTGGCAGAATAAGGACGCATTATGTTGGCTTGATGTTGTGATGTGTTTACTTGTTCACTGTAAAAAACTGCAAGAAAATGTCAAGTCTTTCAATGAGAAGCATAAAACCGTGCTCTCTACTCTACTCACAGCTTACAGCCAGGCCTGTGAAATCCTAAACTCCTCTCGAGAATTAAAGCTTAGCACATCAAAGTCAGTGCCCAGTTCTACAGAGGAGAAAGTGCAGCTGGCGTCTTTGCGGAGTCCCTTTACAATGCAAAAGTCACCTGACGTTGTAAACAAATTTCAACATATGTCTTTGATGGATAATAGAGTGAAAACTGGTGCTGGAATAAAACTGAGTTCCCAACTCGATTTGGAACATTATGCAATCGAAGATAGatattactatgcatttagcaTGTTGCAGGATGTCCGAGAAACTGTTTTTGAAAAGCTTCAACCACGTCTGCAGTGCGAGAAGGGGAAAAATGATAGCCCTTTGTTTGCCATTCCTTTACTAGTGAAAGGGAATAATGCTATAGAGAAGCTAATTATGATGAAGTATAGGTTTGATTTTAACTGCAAGGCTTGTGGATACAAGCAGAGTGACTCCTATGAGCAAGTACTGCCTACTATCCCTAAACCTCCTCAAAATATGAGATCGGCGGAACCAACAGTGGAGTGGTCGTGTTTCAAGTGCCGGGCGCCATGGCAGCAACAAAAAATGGTGTTTGAAAA ATTGTCTAATGTGGTTATCCTTCATTTCGTGGAGGGACTTCAGAATAACAACGTAGAAAACCTATCTTTTACATTTGGAGGAAGGAACTACAGAGTGAGAGGACTGATTCAGTACCTCAGTAATCCGGACCACTTCGTTACCTGGATTTATGATGATCAAg AGTCAGCTTGGATGGAATGTGATGATTTAAAATCTCCGGTCTCGCAGTTCCAAAAACTTCCATTCAATGTTCCTGCAGAACAGATTCATATCGTAATGTGGGAGAGTTCGTGTATGCCAGATACAAAAGAAACAGGTGGTATTAAACCCATACTAAGTATGGGGCGTAAAAAGCAACAAGCTGAAGTACAGAAAGATGAGCAGCTCTGCAGAAAGAAGTCATTACCAGCAGGCTTGACAAACTCCCAGATAAAGAAGCCCGAGGAAGCCAGCTGCAGAACAGAGAATTTACGGTCTTTATCTCCATCTGCTCTAAAACCCAACATGGTTGTTACACTGACCGCTACTGGGCAGATCGTTCAGCTGCCGCAAAAAAATCTAGAACCACAGACACCTTGTCCATTGTCCAGTAACCTTTCTCGAAAGTCTGCACGCGGGACAGAGCTTGAGACATCAAGTTTTAATAACCACACCATCAAGGAGATGAAAACTTCTCCTTCAGGTCCAACAAGTTCACCCAGAGTATACACTCCCAACTTTTTAAAGTCACTCCTTCAGAGGAAATCTCGGAAGTCTATGGTTTTACAAGCAGAGAATAAAATTGAGAAATTGTCGTCAGCATTAGGAGGTGCTGATACAATGTCAAAAGTTCATGGAAATAGTTCTGCAAGCTTTAGAGCTCCATTTACAGGGAAGAAGAAATTTGAAGGCTATTTTTCACACAGAAATTCTAAGTCAGATTCATCCCAAGGCTCTAGACTGGTACGGAGTGCTAGTGTGTACTCCATGTCAGGAGATTCCTCGCGGCCCAATAGTCCAACGTTAAGTTCATACAGCGATACTGTCACCATGAAGAAGAGAAAGAAGGCAACGCAAGAGGCAGACGTCAAGAGGCGGAAATCGGTGTGCAGCAGTACCAGCTCCCCAGAGTCGCTGCCCCTGGTAGAAATGATAGAGGTGCCAACATCAGAAGGATGTGACGTTCTTCAGAGTCTCTACAGTGCTTTAAATCTCACGATGCCTGAAAATTCAGAGCTGACAAGTAGCATGAAAATGTCCCAGGTCGAATTAAATGGTGATGATTTCATTCCTGATGTAAAAGACCTTGCTGATTTTATTGCCAGTCCTGAAAATCTTGCTTCCtcaaattttgatgaatttttagcACAGTTGTAA